One window of Nocardia sp. NBC_00508 genomic DNA carries:
- a CDS encoding RNA polymerase sigma factor yields MAADAVDEAGLRDLIPGVLAALVHRGADFATAEDAVQDALVRAVETWPSQRPADPKGWLITTAWRRFVDLARSDTARRRRELRVSDEPSPGPTASVDETLQLYFLCAHPSLTPASAVALTLRAVGGLTTRQIAQAYLVPEATMAQRISRAKRTVGDVRLDRPGNLRTVLRVLYLVFNEGYSGDVDLAAEAIRLARQLAATTGDAEAAGLLALFLLHHARRQARTRADGSLVPLSDQDRGLWRRDLIAEGVAVLQAALARDRLGEYQAQAAIAALHADAQAADETDWVQIVEWYDELVRLTDSPIVRLNRAVAVGAADGPQAGLAELAELDPALPRYTASAAYLHERAGDLATAAQLYVEAAAQAQNLAERNHLTLQAATLRQRLSGEGG; encoded by the coding sequence GCCGACGCGGTGGACGAGGCCGGGCTGCGGGACCTGATCCCCGGCGTCTTGGCGGCCCTCGTCCACCGCGGGGCGGACTTCGCGACCGCCGAGGACGCCGTCCAGGACGCACTGGTCCGGGCCGTCGAGACGTGGCCGAGCCAGCGCCCCGCCGACCCCAAGGGCTGGCTGATCACCACGGCGTGGCGTCGCTTCGTCGATCTCGCCCGATCCGACACCGCGCGGCGCCGCCGCGAGCTTCGGGTCTCCGACGAGCCATCACCCGGACCGACCGCGTCGGTGGATGAAACGCTGCAGCTCTACTTTCTGTGCGCGCACCCGAGCCTCACGCCCGCGTCGGCCGTCGCTCTGACGCTGCGGGCCGTCGGCGGCCTCACCACCCGCCAGATCGCGCAGGCCTACCTCGTGCCCGAAGCGACGATGGCCCAGCGGATCAGCCGGGCCAAACGCACCGTGGGCGACGTCCGGCTGGATCGTCCCGGAAACCTGCGCACCGTGCTTCGGGTGCTGTATCTGGTATTCAACGAGGGGTACAGCGGCGATGTCGACCTCGCCGCGGAGGCGATCCGGCTGGCCCGGCAGCTCGCCGCGACTACCGGTGACGCGGAAGCCGCGGGCCTGCTGGCCCTGTTCCTGCTCCACCACGCGAGACGACAGGCCCGCACGCGCGCCGACGGCAGCCTCGTGCCGCTGTCCGATCAGGACCGCGGTCTGTGGCGGCGCGACCTGATCGCCGAGGGCGTGGCCGTGCTTCAGGCCGCGCTGGCCCGCGACCGGCTCGGGGAGTACCAGGCGCAGGCAGCGATCGCGGCCCTGCACGCCGACGCGCAGGCAGCCGACGAAACCGACTGGGTGCAGATCGTCGAGTGGTACGACGAGCTGGTCCGTCTCACCGACAGCCCGATTGTGCGGCTCAATCGGGCCGTCGCCGTCGGTGCGGCGGACGGGCCGCAGGCGGGGCTCGCCGAACTCGCCGAACTCGACCCGGCGCTCCCGCGATACACCGCTTCGGCCGCCTACCTCCACGAGCGGGCCGGCGACCTCGCCACCGCGGCGCAGCTCTACGTGGAGGCCGCCGCGCAGGCGCAAAACCTCGCCGAGCGCAACCACCTCACGCTCCAGGCGGCCACCCTCCGCCAACGCCTCTCGGGCGAAGGCGGCTGA